The Paraburkholderia hayleyella genome includes the window TACCATCTTCAGGAGAAAACTCGATATCGTCGGTGAATTTACGGGCGAAACGCACGGCCAGCTTAGCCTGCTCCAGAACCTGCTCCGGTGTCATGCGCAGCTTCTTTTCCATATGCAGCGCCGAGGTGGCAATGAACGTATGAATCCGGAACTGCCCGGCGGGCTTGAGCGCGTCGGCCGCGCGCTGGATATCCTTGTCATTGGCCCGCGCGAGAGAACACAGGCGGCTATCCTTGATCATCGAGGCAATCGTGTGAATGGCATCGAAATCGCCATTCGAACTCGCTGCAAAACCGGCTTCGATCACATCGACTTTCAGCCTTTCGAGCTGCCGTGCAATCCGGATTTTTTCGTCTTTTGTCATGGATGCGCCGGGGGATTGCTCACCATCGCGCAATGTCGTGTCGAATATGATCAGTTTGTCTGCCATCTCGGGCTCCTGAGGGGATTAACCAGTAATTGAATATTGAATAACGAGGGGATCAAAACAGGGCATTCGGGTGTTTGCGCCACCGCTGGCGACGCCACACAAAACGAACGAGGCAGACGGGGGGCGAAACGGTTAGCGCGGTAGGCGCGCCAGGGCTAGCGCGCATAGCAGCGCACCAGCTAGAAGCGAAAGGAGGGGGGGCTTGAAAATAAACATGTCGGCGACTATAGCGACATTCCATCAAACGCGCAATTAGTGCGCGCGAGGGGGTATGCAAGCGCTGCGGCGAGCTTCAAGCCGTGCCCGCCGGAAAGCCGTTAGCGCTGCGTTGCAATGTGCCAGCCAGGTGTGACTTGAACGCGATTTCAGGAAGGCCGCTCAGCCGAGCGCGCTGGATTGGCACGCCCGCGCACGGCCTGGTAGCCCCAGAAAACATAGCCGGAAAAACCATACAGCACAAAAAGACCAAACAGCATCAGCGGAGGATCGGACGACACCAGCACGAAGGCCACCACCACCAGCAAAATCGTCGCAAACGGCACGCGATGGCGGACATCGAGCGCCTTGCCACTATAAAACGGCGCATTCGAGACCATCGTGACACCCGCGTAGACCGTCAAGGCAAAAGCCACCCACGGCAGCCATACCAGCTTGAGCGGCACCCGGTTATCGGTCGCCAGCCAGACAAAACCCGCGATCAACGCCGCCGCCGCAGGGCTCGGCATCCCCTGGAAGAAACGCTTGTCGACCACGCCAATATTGGTATTGAAGCGTGCCAGCCGAAGCGCCGCGCCCGAACAGTAGACAAACGCCGCCAGCCAGCCCCAACGGCCGAGGTCTTTCAGAATCCACTCGTACATCACCAGCGCGGGCGCAACGCCAAACGACACCATGTCCGACAAGCTGTCGAACTGTTCGCCAAACGCGCTTTGGGTGTTGGTCATGCGTGCCACCCGGCCATCCATGCCATCGAGCACCATGGCGACGAAAATCGCTATCGCCGCCATCTCAAAGCGCACGTTCATCGCCTGAACCACAGCGAAGAAGCCACAAAATAACGCGGCAGTCGTAAATGCATTCGGCAGCAAATAAATGCCACGTTTGCGCAAAAGCTGCTGCCGCGCCGCCCGGCGGCTTTCTGCTCCCGGCTCTTGCACCATCGGCTGGTTACGCCGAAACGGCCGTGGCAAGGGCGTGCGGCTATTACGGGGACGACGCGGTTTGAGTGCGGCCATCGAAACCTCCTTGTGCCGCTTTACAGTTCAGCAAGAATGGTGGACGAAGCGGAAACCTTCTCGCCAATCGAGACCCGCGGACGGCTGCCCACAGGCAAATAGACATCGACGCGCGAGCCAAAACGGATAAAGCCATAACGCTGTCCACGTGTCAGCGGCTCGCCCGAGCGCACATAACACAGGATCCGGCGAGCAATCAGCCCGGCGATCTGCACCGACGTGACGGTCGTGCCATCCGCCATCTCAATGACGACCGCATTGCGCTCGTTTTCGAGCGAGGCTTTGTCAACCGCCGCATTCAGATACGCACCGGGAAAATATTCCACCTTCGAAATCGCGCCATCCACCGGCGAACGCTGCGAATGCACATTGAAGACATTCATGAACACGCTGATCTTGAGTGCTTCACGGTTTGCATAAGGATCGTGGCTGGTTTCGACGGCAACGATGCGGCCATCGGCAGGGCTGAGGACGGCGTTCGCCTGGGAAGGAATGGGGCGGGGTGGATCACGAAAAAACTGGACCACAAATGCCAGCAGCAACCAGAACAGCCATGCCACGCCAAACCCCGCGACAGCATGAACCAGCAAAGCGACAACAGCGGCAATAGCGATGAACGGCCAGCCTTCACGCGCGATGATCGGATGAGGATAATTCATGGATAGTTTCAGTCTTTTTTATAAAACCCACAGGATAACAAAAGCCGTCCAGGGCTTAAGCGCACCTGGACGGCTTCCTCGCGTCCATCAGCGTAATCCGGCGGCAAAAGCAGCAGTGAGCAGCGTGACCCGTGAGCCATCGGGTCGCGCCGGGCAGACAACCGCTGCCACTGCCACACCACCTGGCGACGCTTAGTTCTTCGACTGGTCAACCAGCTTGTTTTTCGCAATCCACGGCATCATCGCACGCAGTTTCGAGCCAACCTGCTCGATCTGGTGTTCAGCTGTAAGGCGACGGCGCGACTGCAAGGTCGGCGCGCCCGCGCGGTTTTCAAGAATAAAGCTCTTGGCGTACTCGCCTGTTTGAATGTCTTTCAGTACATCCTTCATCACTTTTTTGGTTTCGTCAGTGATGATGCGCGGGCCCGTGACGTATTCGCCGTATTCCGCGTTATTCGAAATCGAATAGTTCATGTTGGCGATACCGCCTTCATAAATCAGATCGACAATCAGCTTCATTTCATGCAGGCATTCGAAGTACGCCATTTCAGGGGCATAACCGGCTTCCACCAGCGTTTCGAACCCGGCCTTGATCAGATCGACCGTACCGCCACACAACACGGCCTGTTCGCCGAACAGGTCGGTTTCGGTTTCTTCGCGGAAATTGGTTTCGATGATGCCCGCACGGCCACCGCCGTTGGCGGTCGCGTAGGACAGCGCGATGTCGCGTGCAGCGCCCGACTTGTCCTGTGCCACGGCGATCAGGTGCGGCACGCCGCCACCTTGCGAATACGTGCCACGCACCGTGTGACCCGGCGCCTTCGGCGCGATCATGATGACGTCGAGATCCGCGCGCGGCACGACCTGACCGTAATGCACGTTAAAGCCGTGTGCGAACGCAAGCGTTGCACCCTGCTTGATATTCGCGTGTACCTCGTTTTTGTAAACCTCGGCAATCTGCTCGTCGGGCAACAGCATCATCACGATATCAGCGCTCTTCACCGCCTCAGCCACTTCCTTGACCTGCAAGCCCGCATTTGCAGCCTTGCTCCATGAGGCGCCGTTTTTGCGCAAGCCCACTGTGACATTCACACCGCTGTCTTTCAGGTTCAGCGCGTGCGCGTGGCCTTGCGAACCGTAACCGATGATCGTGACCTGCTTGCCTTTGATGAGGGAAAGGTCGGCGTCCTTGTCGTAGAAAACTTTCATGTTTATTCCTTCAGGTAATCAATAAAATTTAAATCGTGCGAAAAAATTACCGGACCACCGGTCTACCGGTCTACCGGCCCAAACGGATCCCCCGCTGCGGCAAGTGACAGGTTTGATAAGGGCACTACACCTTCAAAATGCGCTCGCCCCGTCCGATACCCGAACTGCCCGTGCGGACCGTTTCGAGAATCGCCGCCGCGTCGAGCCCTTCGATAAAGGCATCCAGCTTGTTGCTTGCTCCCGTTAACTCGATGGTGTAGGTTTTTTCGGTGACGTCGATGATGCGGCCGCGGAAAATATCCGACATCCGCTTCATCTCTTCGCGCTCCTTGCCAACCGCCCTTACCTTGATCAGCATCAGCTCGCGTTCGATGTGGGCGCCTTCGGTCAGGTCAACCACTTTTACCACCTCGATCAGGCGATTCAGATGTTTCGTGATCTGTTCGATCACGTCGTCCGAGCCAATAGACACGATGGTCATGCGCGACAGCGAATGGTCTTCGGTCGGCGCCACCGTCAAGGTTTCAATGTTGTAGCCGCGCGCCGAAAAAAGACCCACCACGCGCGATAGCGCGCCCGGCTCGTTTTCCAGCAAAACGGAAATAATATGTCTCATGGGTATTCCAGTCCAGATGTCGATGTATCGATGTATGCGCCGTTGTACCGCGCACGTCTGACGTTTTCAGCCAGAACGCGGCGGACGCGCTATAGATCTTCCGAGCCGAGGAGCATCTCCGTGATGCCCTTGCCAGCCTGAACCATTGGCCAGACGTTTTCGGTCGGATCGGTCTGGAAATCGAGAAACACGGTGCGATCTTTCAGGCGCAGCGCTTCTTTCAGTGCCGGTTCGACATCCGCGCTTTTTTCGATACGCATGCCAACGTGACCATAGGCTTCAGCCAGCTTCACGAAATCCGGCAGCGCATCCATATACGAATGGGAATAGCGTTTGCTGTATTCGATCTGCTGCCACTGGCGCACCATGCCCAGATAGCGGTTGTTCAGCGAGATGATCTTGACCGGCGTGTCGTACTGCTTGCAGGTGGATAGTTCCTGAATACACATCTGGATCGAGCCTTCGCCCGTGATGCAAACCACCTCGTCGTCCGGATGCGCCATCTTCACGCCCATCGCGGCGGGCAAGCCAAAACCCATCGTGCCGAGGCCACCCGAGTTGATCCAGCGGCGCGGCTGATCGAAACGGTAAAACTGCGCCGCCCACATCTGGTGCTGGCCCACGTCCGAGCAGACAAACGCGTTGCCACCCGTCAGCTCCCAGAGTTTTTCGACCACATGTTGCGGCTTGATGATCTCGCTTTCGCGGTCGTACTTCAGGCAGTCTTTCGCGCGCCAGGTTTCGATTTCTTGCCACCATTGCGCAAGCGCCGCGGTGTCCGGGCCTGGCTTGGCACCCTGCAGCTGCTCGATCAGTTCCTTGAGCACTTCTTTCACGTCGCCGACGATCGGAATATCGACCTTCACGCGCTTGGAAATAGACGAAGGATCAATATCAACATGAATGATCTTGCGTGGCCGGGAAGCAAAGTGCGCAGGGTCGCCAATCACGCGGTCATCAAAGCGCGCACCGATGGCGATCAGCACATCGCAATGCTGCATCGCCATATTGGCTTCATAGGTGCCGTGCATGCCGAGCATGCCGAGGAATTTTTTGTCGCTCGCGCGATAGCCGCCCAGGCCCATCAGCGTATTGGTGACCGGATAGCCCAGCAGATCGGCGAACTGGTTTAACTCGCGCGAGGCGTCAGCCAGAATAATGCCGCCGCCGGTGTAGATATAAGGCCGTTTCGCCGACAGCAGCAACGCAACCGCCTTGCGAATCTGCCCCGAATGGCCTTTGGTCACCGGGTTATAGGAGCGCAGCGACACACTGTGCACCGGCTCGTATTCGCACGGCTTTTTGGAAACGTCTTTGGGGATGTCGATCAATACCGGGCCAGGACGGCCGGTACGGGCGATATAAAACGCTTTTTTGACGGTGGCCGCCAGCTCACGCACGTCCTTGACCAGGAAATTGTGCTTCACGCACGGACGTGTAATGCCCACCGTATCGCACTCCTGGAACGCATCCTGACCGATCGCGGCAGTCGGCACCTGGCCGCTGATCACGACCATCGGAATCGAATCCATATATGCCGTGGCAATGCCGGTGACCGCATTGGTCACGCCAGGCCCAGAGGTCACGAGACACACGCCGACCTTGCCGGTAGAGCGGGCATAGGCATCGGCGGCATGAACCGCCGCCTGTTCGTGCCGGACCAGGATGTGCTGGAATTTGTCCTGCTTGTAAAGCTCGTCGTAGATATACAGAACCGAGCCGCCAGGATAGCCCCAGATGAATTCGACGTCTTCGTCAGCCAGTGCCTTCATGAGCACAGTGGCGCCGATTGAATCGCTCGAACCAGCGCTCGAACCGTTTGCAGGTGAAGCCTGGAAAGACTGGGAGGATGAGGATGAGGAAGCAGTTTCCGCCATGGGAAATTCCGCGCTAGGGAGATTCATCTTTACCTTTCGAATTTTCGGCAAAAAATTGATTGGGTGCTCTCTACCAGGCTTATGACCCAGGTTCAAGCGGCGCGTCCAGTTCAAAGGTGAGCTTTGTGGGCTGCACCTCAATTGAGACAAAGCACTTATGTTGCGAACCAAAGACGATATCCGCTGCGCTTCAGGCGGTCAAGAAAATTTTCCGCAATGCAACAGTTCGTGCTTCGATTAATCCCGTCTGATGCGAGCCAGCACCGGTTTGTATGAAAATTTGTTAGCATCCGCCTCGTTTTATGGACTTCCCTGATTTTCTCGATTCGGATTTGAGAAATGTGTTGCAAAACCGTTTCGGCTCTTTTGCGACCTGCTTACGACCCACTCCGCGCACGCTCGCTGCGCCGCCCATTGGATGGCATCAGACAAAGAACTCGCTGATTTTCTGGCAGGCGTCGAAAGGCGCGCGTTCAAGCAGGCCGTTTATGCCGTAAGGGATAACGACGCCGCGCTCGATATCGTGCAAGACGCGATGATCAAACTCGCCGAAAAATATGGCGACCGGCCTGCCGCTGAATTACCGCCCGTATTTCAGCGTATCTTGCAAAATACGATGCACGATTATTTTCGTCGGCAGAAAGTACGCAATACATGGGTGAGCCTTTTTTCATCGTTCGGCCACTCCGAAGATGATGAATTCGATCTGCTGGAAACATTCGAAACCCAGGCGGGCACGCGCGGCGCCGAAAGCAGTGAGCAACAGCTCGAGCGCGAGCAGGTTTTACAACTGATCGACGACGAGATTCAAAAGTTACCGGTACGTCAACGGGAGGCGTTTCTCATGCGTTACTGGGAAGATATGGATGTCGCCGAGACTGCCGCCGCGATGGGCTGTTCCGAAGGAAGTGTCAAAACACACTGTTCGCGGGCCACCCACACGCTGGCGCACACGCTCAAGGCCAAAGGAATCACGCTATGAGCCCCTCTCCCGAAACAAAAGAACTTGAATTTTCCCGGCAGGTACGCCGCGCCCTTGATGAAAGCGCCACCCGCCTTGCGCCTGCCACGCTCAGCCGGCTCGCGGCCGCCCGTCATCTGGCTGTCGCCCGCAAAAAACCCGAAACCGTTTGCGCCCCTTCGTTCGTCCCTGCCCTGGCAACGTCAGGCGCGCAGTTCACGCGCCCGCAACACCGTCCGTCGCCGCTGCGCCGCCTCGCGCTCGCCTGGCCGCTCGTCGCGCTGGTGCTGGGCCTCGTCAGCATCGCCTATTGGGAAGACCAGCAACGCAGCGCCGAACTCGCAGACATTGACGCCGCCATGCTGAGCGACGATTTGCCGCTCAACGCCTATCTTGATCACGGCTTCAACGCGTATCTGTCGCACCAACGCTAATCAAAGCAAAGGAATGACCCGGTGAGCTACAAGCGCAGCCTTGCCATTGTTTTTGGATGTGCAATCGCGGCAATTGTGGCGTTTGCCGCAACCTTTCCCCGCTTTTATCCCGACAGCCCAAAGGCCGCAGCAACCGGTACCGCTGCCGTAGCCACCACGCCCTCGCTGGTGGCCGCGCTTCCGGACCTGCCAGGCAGCAACCCGCTGTCATGGGCGCGCCTGAGCGCCGCGGAACATCTGGCACTGGCCCCTTTTGCTGCGCAATGGGATAGCTTCAGCACCGAGCGCAAACGCAAATGGTTGAAAATCGCCTCGCGTTACCCGAAGATGAGCTCCGAAGCACAAAAAAGACTGCATGCCCGAATGACCGAATGGATTCGCATGTCACCTGAGCAACATCGTGTGGCGCGCGAAAATTACCAAGCCGCGAAAGAGTTACCGCGCGCCGACCGCCAGAACGCGTGGAAGGCTTATCAGGAACTCCCCGAAGCACAAAAAGAACGGCTGGCCGCGCTCGAGCGCAAACGCCGTCCGACCATTGTCAGCGCGCCGCCCAGCGGCAAACCCGAGCTTCGGGATATCGACCGTCTGGTCAATGCGCGCCAGCATGCCGCAAACGCGAGTGCCTCTGCTGCGAGCGCGGCGGCGGCCGCGGCGGCGCTCGCAGCCAGCAACAGTTCTGCTCCGGCCCCCATCCCCGTGTCGCCCTCCGAGGCCCCTTCGCTCTATAACGGCTCCTGACGCGCCGTGCCTACCTCGCACTCTGCGTCTTCGCCCGTTTCAGCATCACTTGACGCGCTGCCCACGCCAACGCTTCGCCGACGGCTCGCCGCCCTGATGTACGAAGGCGTGATTCTGTTTGGCATTGTGTTTCTTGCCGGCTACCTTTTCAGCACACTGACGCAGCAACGCGATGGCCTGACGCACCGCAACCTGCTCGCAGGATGGATTGGTCTTGTGGTCGGAGTTTATTTCGTCTGGTGCTGGAGCCATGGCGGCCAAACCTTGCCGATGAAAACCTGGCGGCTGCGCGTGCTAAGCGCCGCGGGCCGACCGCTGTCAGCTCCTCGCGCCCTGCTGCGCTACGCGCTGGCCTGGCTCTGGTTCTTGCCGCCGCTGGCGCTGCATCCGCTCTTCGGACTCGACCTCTCCCATACCCTGGCAGTGAGCGCCGGATGGTTCGCCAGTTGGGCCGCTACAGCCTGCATCGGCCCCGACAAGCAGTTTCTGCACGATCGCCTGGCCAGAACACGCATCGTCTTGCTGCCGCGCTAAATCGCACAGCCCCTTTCGCAACGGCACTCCCACTCCTTTTGCCGCGC containing:
- the pssA gene encoding CDP-diacylglycerol--serine O-phosphatidyltransferase produces the protein MAALKPRRPRNSRTPLPRPFRRNQPMVQEPGAESRRAARQQLLRKRGIYLLPNAFTTAALFCGFFAVVQAMNVRFEMAAIAIFVAMVLDGMDGRVARMTNTQSAFGEQFDSLSDMVSFGVAPALVMYEWILKDLGRWGWLAAFVYCSGAALRLARFNTNIGVVDKRFFQGMPSPAAAALIAGFVWLATDNRVPLKLVWLPWVAFALTVYAGVTMVSNAPFYSGKALDVRHRVPFATILLVVVAFVLVSSDPPLMLFGLFVLYGFSGYVFWGYQAVRGRANPARSAERPS
- a CDS encoding phosphatidylserine decarboxylase, whose amino-acid sequence is MNYPHPIIAREGWPFIAIAAVVALLVHAVAGFGVAWLFWLLLAFVVQFFRDPPRPIPSQANAVLSPADGRIVAVETSHDPYANREALKISVFMNVFNVHSQRSPVDGAISKVEYFPGAYLNAAVDKASLENERNAVVIEMADGTTVTSVQIAGLIARRILCYVRSGEPLTRGQRYGFIRFGSRVDVYLPVGSRPRVSIGEKVSASSTILAEL
- the ilvC gene encoding ketol-acid reductoisomerase, coding for MKVFYDKDADLSLIKGKQVTIIGYGSQGHAHALNLKDSGVNVTVGLRKNGASWSKAANAGLQVKEVAEAVKSADIVMMLLPDEQIAEVYKNEVHANIKQGATLAFAHGFNVHYGQVVPRADLDVIMIAPKAPGHTVRGTYSQGGGVPHLIAVAQDKSGAARDIALSYATANGGGRAGIIETNFREETETDLFGEQAVLCGGTVDLIKAGFETLVEAGYAPEMAYFECLHEMKLIVDLIYEGGIANMNYSISNNAEYGEYVTGPRIITDETKKVMKDVLKDIQTGEYAKSFILENRAGAPTLQSRRRLTAEHQIEQVGSKLRAMMPWIAKNKLVDQSKN
- the ilvN gene encoding acetolactate synthase small subunit gives rise to the protein MRHIISVLLENEPGALSRVVGLFSARGYNIETLTVAPTEDHSLSRMTIVSIGSDDVIEQITKHLNRLIEVVKVVDLTEGAHIERELMLIKVRAVGKEREEMKRMSDIFRGRIIDVTEKTYTIELTGASNKLDAFIEGLDAAAILETVRTGSSGIGRGERILKV
- a CDS encoding acetolactate synthase 3 catalytic subunit, producing MNLGHKPGREHPINFLPKIRKVKMNLPSAEFPMAETASSSSSSQSFQASPANGSSAGSSDSIGATVLMKALADEDVEFIWGYPGGSVLYIYDELYKQDKFQHILVRHEQAAVHAADAYARSTGKVGVCLVTSGPGVTNAVTGIATAYMDSIPMVVISGQVPTAAIGQDAFQECDTVGITRPCVKHNFLVKDVRELAATVKKAFYIARTGRPGPVLIDIPKDVSKKPCEYEPVHSVSLRSYNPVTKGHSGQIRKAVALLLSAKRPYIYTGGGIILADASRELNQFADLLGYPVTNTLMGLGGYRASDKKFLGMLGMHGTYEANMAMQHCDVLIAIGARFDDRVIGDPAHFASRPRKIIHVDIDPSSISKRVKVDIPIVGDVKEVLKELIEQLQGAKPGPDTAALAQWWQEIETWRAKDCLKYDRESEIIKPQHVVEKLWELTGGNAFVCSDVGQHQMWAAQFYRFDQPRRWINSGGLGTMGFGLPAAMGVKMAHPDDEVVCITGEGSIQMCIQELSTCKQYDTPVKIISLNNRYLGMVRQWQQIEYSKRYSHSYMDALPDFVKLAEAYGHVGMRIEKSADVEPALKEALRLKDRTVFLDFQTDPTENVWPMVQAGKGITEMLLGSEDL
- a CDS encoding RNA polymerase sigma factor, whose product is MASDKELADFLAGVERRAFKQAVYAVRDNDAALDIVQDAMIKLAEKYGDRPAAELPPVFQRILQNTMHDYFRRQKVRNTWVSLFSSFGHSEDDEFDLLETFETQAGTRGAESSEQQLEREQVLQLIDDEIQKLPVRQREAFLMRYWEDMDVAETAAAMGCSEGSVKTHCSRATHTLAHTLKAKGITL
- a CDS encoding DUF3619 family protein gives rise to the protein MSPSPETKELEFSRQVRRALDESATRLAPATLSRLAAARHLAVARKKPETVCAPSFVPALATSGAQFTRPQHRPSPLRRLALAWPLVALVLGLVSIAYWEDQQRSAELADIDAAMLSDDLPLNAYLDHGFNAYLSHQR
- a CDS encoding DUF3106 domain-containing protein; the encoded protein is MSYKRSLAIVFGCAIAAIVAFAATFPRFYPDSPKAAATGTAAVATTPSLVAALPDLPGSNPLSWARLSAAEHLALAPFAAQWDSFSTERKRKWLKIASRYPKMSSEAQKRLHARMTEWIRMSPEQHRVARENYQAAKELPRADRQNAWKAYQELPEAQKERLAALERKRRPTIVSAPPSGKPELRDIDRLVNARQHAANASASAASAAAAAAALAASNSSAPAPIPVSPSEAPSLYNGS
- a CDS encoding RDD family protein: MPTSHSASSPVSASLDALPTPTLRRRLAALMYEGVILFGIVFLAGYLFSTLTQQRDGLTHRNLLAGWIGLVVGVYFVWCWSHGGQTLPMKTWRLRVLSAAGRPLSAPRALLRYALAWLWFLPPLALHPLFGLDLSHTLAVSAGWFASWAATACIGPDKQFLHDRLARTRIVLLPR